A single genomic interval of Elusimicrobiaceae bacterium harbors:
- a CDS encoding HAD family phosphatase codes for MKTIVFDLGGVFVDWNPRHLYRKVFPSTEEMEWFLTHVCTSAWNARQDAGRSFAEGTELLKKDYPAYAQQIDAYFARWNEMFGPDIAGTKEIFWELKAKGFKVYALTNWSKETFPKAKEMFEVFTQFDGVLVSGEEGVNKPDPRIYQRFLDKFSLRAEKCIFIDDNAANVAAAHTVGMDGIQFHHAEQLREELQKRAIL; via the coding sequence GTGAAGACAATCGTCTTTGATTTGGGCGGAGTGTTTGTGGATTGGAATCCACGCCATTTGTATCGAAAGGTTTTTCCTTCTACAGAAGAAATGGAATGGTTTTTGACTCATGTTTGTACCAGCGCGTGGAATGCTCGTCAAGATGCAGGGCGCAGTTTTGCCGAAGGGACGGAACTGTTGAAAAAAGACTATCCTGCTTATGCGCAACAAATTGATGCCTACTTTGCCCGTTGGAATGAAATGTTCGGCCCCGATATTGCCGGTACAAAAGAGATCTTTTGGGAATTGAAGGCCAAAGGATTTAAAGTGTACGCACTGACCAACTGGTCTAAAGAAACTTTTCCTAAAGCCAAAGAAATGTTTGAAGTTTTTACGCAGTTTGACGGAGTGTTAGTGTCCGGAGAGGAGGGGGTGAATAAACCTGACCCTCGCATTTATCAGCGCTTTTTAGACAAGTTTTCCTTAAGAGCCGAAAAATGTATTTTTATTGATGATAATGCTGCCAATGTAGCAGCGGCGCATACGGTAGGTATGGACGGGATTCAATTTCACCATGCCGAGCAGTTAAGAGAAGAACTGCAAAAAAGAGCTATCTTATAA